A section of the Ornithinimicrobium sufpigmenti genome encodes:
- a CDS encoding ABC transporter substrate-binding protein: MSTRRTLTATLIATALLAACGQGGSEPEAATVSPPAGAAASETFTIGLTYTPDVQFSPFYVAQERGYFEDAGVQVELRHHGASEGLFSAAISGEEDLVVAGGDEMLQAVAEGADLVATATLYQDYPVVLVVPEDSDIQGLTDLPGHSVGVPGEFGQTWFGLQVLLDQLGPAAEEVQVETIGFTQLAAITSGHVDTVMGFVNNEPVRLQEQGVATRTIPLEDDVPLVGISLIATGPALDEDAEAVQAVNDAVLRAVADIVADPQVAVDAAEQYVPDLGLDEARSAALATVEATVPLYGTGDQIGALDPERWTQMADFMGQHGLLSAEVDVEGLLHQP, translated from the coding sequence ATGTCCACTCGCAGAACCCTCACCGCCACCCTCATCGCGACCGCCCTCCTCGCCGCCTGCGGCCAGGGTGGGTCGGAGCCCGAGGCCGCGACTGTCTCCCCCCCAGCCGGGGCCGCGGCCTCCGAGACGTTCACGATCGGGCTGACCTACACCCCCGACGTGCAGTTCTCCCCGTTCTACGTGGCCCAGGAGCGGGGCTACTTCGAGGACGCGGGCGTCCAGGTGGAGCTGCGGCACCACGGTGCCTCCGAGGGCCTCTTCAGCGCGGCCATCTCCGGCGAGGAGGACCTCGTCGTCGCCGGTGGCGACGAGATGCTGCAGGCCGTTGCCGAGGGCGCGGACCTCGTCGCCACGGCGACCCTCTACCAGGACTACCCCGTCGTGCTCGTCGTCCCCGAGGACTCCGACATCCAGGGCCTGACGGACCTGCCCGGCCACAGCGTGGGAGTCCCCGGCGAGTTCGGCCAGACCTGGTTCGGCCTGCAGGTCCTCCTGGACCAGCTGGGGCCGGCTGCCGAGGAGGTGCAGGTGGAGACCATCGGCTTCACCCAGCTGGCCGCCATCACCTCGGGCCACGTCGACACCGTGATGGGCTTCGTCAACAACGAACCGGTGCGCCTGCAGGAGCAGGGGGTGGCGACGCGCACCATCCCCCTCGAGGACGACGTGCCGCTGGTGGGTATCAGCCTGATCGCCACCGGCCCGGCCCTCGACGAGGACGCCGAGGCGGTCCAGGCGGTCAACGACGCCGTGCTGCGTGCCGTCGCCGACATCGTGGCCGACCCGCAGGTGGCCGTCGACGCCGCCGAGCAGTACGTGCCGGACCTGGGGCTGGACGAGGCCCGGTCCGCCGCGCTGGCCACGGTCGAGGCCACCGTCCCGCTCTACGGCACCGGCGACCAGATCGGCGCGCTGGACCCGGAGCGTTGGACGCAGATGGCCGACTTCATGGGGCAGCACGGGCTGCTGTCGGCCGAGGTCGACGTGGAGGGTCTGCTGCACCAGCCGTGA
- a CDS encoding NRAMP family divalent metal transporter: MPHDTTPDPKVDGTSALKAATGRGTLLGAIFLMATSSIGPGFITQTTNFTVQLGAAFAFAILISILVDIAIQTNVWRVIGVSGMRAQELGNAALPGLGYLMAFLLLVGGLVFNIGNISGAGLGMNIMTDMEMWLGAVLLSALAIGIFLSKRAGVAMDRIVVLLGAVMILLTLYIAITSGPPVGDALRNTVLPEQIDALAITTLVGGTIGGYIIYAGVHRLLDAGISGPGHLRTLTQGAVTGIIVTGVMRVILFLAILGVVSAGHALDPERQAASAFQAAAGAVGYRLFGVVFAAAALTSVIGVSYTTVTFLTSKAKTTPRTTNFMVIGFIVVSLVLYLSIGAAPAQLLVFAGAFNGILLPVGIGVMLWVAWRRRDLLQGYDYPKWLAGIGTIAWLVTIYLAVNSVRPAIELITG, encoded by the coding sequence ATGCCGCACGACACCACCCCGGACCCGAAGGTCGACGGGACGTCCGCCCTCAAGGCGGCCACCGGGCGGGGCACCCTGCTCGGTGCCATCTTCCTGATGGCCACGTCCTCGATCGGGCCGGGCTTCATCACCCAGACGACGAACTTCACGGTCCAGCTCGGGGCGGCCTTCGCCTTCGCCATCCTCATCTCGATCCTGGTCGACATCGCGATCCAGACCAACGTCTGGCGGGTCATCGGTGTCTCGGGCATGCGGGCGCAGGAGCTGGGCAACGCGGCCCTGCCGGGCCTGGGCTACCTGATGGCCTTCCTGCTGCTGGTCGGCGGGCTCGTCTTCAACATCGGCAACATCAGCGGTGCCGGGCTCGGCATGAACATCATGACCGACATGGAGATGTGGCTGGGGGCCGTGCTGCTCTCGGCCCTGGCCATCGGCATCTTCCTGTCCAAGAGGGCCGGCGTGGCGATGGACCGCATCGTCGTCCTCCTCGGCGCCGTGATGATCCTGCTCACCCTCTACATCGCGATCACCTCCGGTCCCCCGGTCGGCGACGCGCTGCGGAACACCGTCCTGCCCGAGCAGATCGACGCCCTGGCGATCACCACCCTGGTCGGCGGCACGATCGGCGGCTACATCATCTACGCCGGCGTCCACCGCCTGCTGGACGCAGGGATCTCCGGCCCGGGCCACCTCAGGACGCTCACCCAGGGGGCGGTCACCGGCATCATCGTCACCGGGGTGATGCGGGTGATCCTCTTCCTGGCGATCCTCGGCGTGGTCAGCGCCGGCCACGCCCTGGACCCGGAGCGCCAGGCCGCCAGCGCCTTCCAGGCCGCTGCCGGGGCCGTCGGCTACCGGCTCTTCGGCGTGGTCTTCGCCGCTGCGGCGCTGACCAGCGTCATCGGCGTCTCCTACACGACGGTCACCTTCCTGACCTCCAAGGCCAAGACCACGCCGCGCACGACCAACTTCATGGTCATCGGCTTCATCGTCGTCTCCCTCGTCCTCTACCTGTCGATCGGCGCTGCCCCGGCCCAGCTGCTCGTCTTCGCCGGCGCCTTCAACGGCATCCTGCTGCCGGTCGGGATCGGGGTCATGCTCTGGGTCGCCTGGCGCCGCCGGGACCTGCTGCAGGGCTACGACTACCCCAAGTGGCTGGCCGGTATCGGCACCATCGCCTGGCTGGTGACGATCTACCTGGCGGTCAACTCCGTCCGCCCGGCCATCGAGCTGATCACGGGGTGA
- a CDS encoding biotin-dependent carboxyltransferase family protein: MTELTILEPGALTTVQDFGRPGQSALGIGRSGACDRGAHRLANALIGNHPTLATLELTLGGLSLRSDTDITLATSGARCPGVPHLTPFQLRAGETLTFGIPQAGLRTYLAVRGGIDVEPVLGSRATDILSGLGPSVVSAGDVLPVGTTERPVPGVDVAPVPEPTNELMQVPVSAGPRRDWFDDEAWALLTSQTYTVDSQSNRVGVRLTGEPLQRLREGELVSEGMLRGAIQMPPSGLPVLFLADHPVTGGYPVIGYVDDLDVDRCAQLRPGQELRFVGSGRA; encoded by the coding sequence ATGACCGAGCTGACCATCCTGGAGCCCGGTGCGCTGACCACCGTGCAGGACTTCGGCCGGCCGGGCCAGTCCGCGCTGGGCATCGGCCGCTCCGGCGCGTGCGACCGGGGCGCCCACCGGTTGGCGAACGCGCTCATCGGGAACCACCCGACCCTGGCCACGCTCGAGCTGACCCTGGGCGGACTGTCCCTGCGCTCCGACACCGACATCACCCTGGCCACCAGCGGCGCCCGCTGCCCCGGCGTGCCGCACCTGACCCCCTTCCAGCTGCGCGCCGGGGAGACCCTGACCTTCGGCATACCTCAGGCCGGCCTGCGCACCTATCTGGCGGTGCGCGGCGGCATCGACGTCGAGCCGGTGCTGGGCAGCCGGGCCACCGACATCCTGTCCGGTCTCGGTCCGTCCGTAGTCAGCGCCGGCGACGTGCTGCCGGTCGGCACCACGGAGCGTCCCGTGCCCGGCGTCGACGTCGCGCCCGTGCCGGAGCCGACGAACGAGCTGATGCAGGTCCCGGTCAGCGCCGGTCCGCGACGCGACTGGTTCGACGACGAGGCGTGGGCGCTGCTGACCAGCCAGACCTACACCGTCGACAGCCAGTCCAACCGGGTCGGGGTCCGGCTCACCGGCGAGCCGTTGCAGCGGCTGCGCGAGGGCGAGCTGGTCAGCGAGGGCATGCTGCGCGGCGCGATCCAGATGCCGCCCTCCGGGCTTCCGGTCCTGTTCCTGGCCGACCACCCCGTCACCGGTGGCTACCCGGTGATCGGCTACGTCGACGACCTCGACGTGGACCGGTGCGCACAGCTGCGGCCGGGGCAGGAGCTGCGGTTCGTCGGCAGCGGTCGGGCCTAG
- a CDS encoding acyl-CoA dehydrogenase family protein translates to MRPDQLEPELAETVARVRRFVREVIVPAEPAPGDALAPEELTRLSQLAREAGVYAPVSSAAYGGLGLALSAWSPVLQEAGYSPIGPAVLNCMAPDEGNMHMLSLIATEEQKEEFLGPLVRGEVRSAFAMTEPHPGAGSDPEALSTVARPDGDSWVLDGTKRFISGANDAQIAIIMARTPEWTDAQGATHAPGATMFLTRTDVPGWRVGAQIETTERAIAGGHPYVHLEGMRLPQSAVLGEVGQGFRYAQVRLGPARLTHCMRWLGLARRALDTALDRAEHRELFGAQMRNLGLAQALIADSVIDIETSDAIIDRTARLLESDPKAGSAMSSIAKVHCAEAIYRVVDRSIQLCGGDGVSEALPLMQYLLEVRPFRIYDGSSETHRWAISRRASSARRKQVEAGAARLDVVTPGEGS, encoded by the coding sequence TCCTGACCAGCTAGAGCCCGAGCTCGCCGAGACCGTCGCCAGGGTCCGTCGCTTCGTCCGCGAGGTCATCGTGCCTGCAGAGCCTGCGCCGGGGGATGCCCTGGCGCCGGAGGAGCTCACGCGGTTGAGCCAGCTGGCCCGCGAGGCGGGCGTCTACGCGCCGGTGTCCAGCGCGGCGTACGGCGGGCTCGGACTGGCCCTGAGCGCCTGGTCGCCGGTGCTGCAGGAGGCGGGGTACTCGCCCATCGGCCCGGCTGTCCTGAACTGCATGGCGCCCGACGAGGGCAATATGCACATGCTTTCCCTCATCGCCACCGAGGAGCAGAAGGAGGAGTTCCTCGGCCCGCTGGTGCGGGGAGAGGTGCGGTCCGCCTTCGCGATGACCGAGCCGCACCCCGGTGCGGGGTCGGACCCTGAGGCGTTGAGCACCGTCGCTCGCCCCGACGGGGACTCGTGGGTGCTGGATGGTACGAAGCGGTTCATCAGCGGGGCCAACGACGCCCAGATCGCGATCATCATGGCGCGGACGCCGGAGTGGACCGACGCCCAGGGGGCGACCCATGCGCCGGGGGCGACGATGTTCCTCACCCGGACCGACGTGCCCGGGTGGCGTGTCGGTGCCCAGATCGAGACCACCGAACGCGCGATCGCGGGCGGCCACCCCTACGTCCATCTCGAGGGGATGCGGCTGCCCCAGTCCGCTGTGCTCGGCGAGGTGGGCCAGGGATTCCGCTACGCCCAGGTGCGACTCGGTCCAGCGCGGCTGACGCACTGCATGCGCTGGCTCGGGCTGGCGCGGCGCGCCCTGGACACGGCGCTGGACCGCGCCGAGCACCGCGAGCTCTTCGGTGCGCAGATGCGCAACCTGGGCCTGGCGCAGGCGCTCATCGCCGACTCCGTCATCGACATCGAGACCTCCGACGCGATCATCGACCGCACGGCACGGCTGCTGGAGAGCGACCCCAAGGCGGGGTCCGCGATGTCCTCGATCGCCAAGGTGCACTGTGCGGAGGCCATCTACCGCGTCGTGGACCGCAGCATCCAGCTGTGCGGGGGCGACGGCGTCTCCGAGGCGCTGCCGCTCATGCAGTACCTGCTGGAGGTGCGGCCCTTCCGCATCTACGACGGGTCCAGCGAGACCCACCGGTGGGCCATCTCCCGCCGCGCGTCCTCGGCGCGGCGCAAGCAGGTGGAGGCCGGTGCCGCCCGCCTGGACGTCGTGACCCCTGGGGAGGGGAGCTGA
- a CDS encoding NAD-dependent malic enzyme: MPRQYQFRTVEGEETVQIAVRGRQVLARPMLNFGPGFTPEQRRALGLTGLLPPAVNTLTEQVRRTYDQFRGQPDALSKYVFLNALQDLNEILYYRLVAEHLPEMLPIIYTPTVGEAIQKFSATFDRPRGIYLSIDDADGMDEALAAHGQGPEDVDLVVVTDSEGILGIGDQGVGGIRIAVGKLAVYTTAAGIHPLRGVPIVLDVGTDNLDLLNDPNYLGARHARVRGERYDQFVAQFVDAVTRHYPHALLHWEDFGADNAHRILATYQEEHCSFNDDIQGTAAVVAGAVLAAVRAKGERLRDQRIVVHGAGTAGIGVADLLRDLMVDEGLSTAEAERRFWGLGSRGLLHAGTTMRSFQRRYARPESEVLSWQVEVAGRYDLAEVVGQVQPTVLIGASAQPGAFTEAIVRDMAAGCDRPVIMPLSNPTARAEADPQDLLAWTDGRAMIATGSPFGSVSHGGATYEIAQANNALVFPGIGLGAVAVRATRVTDGMVAAAARAVAERAPAGRGAALLPPMSQLRSVSAAVAIRVAEAAMAEGVATRELANPLHDIHQLMWQPVYPRVEAVSHIEEPTARPVEQIEAGVG, encoded by the coding sequence ATGCCGCGCCAGTACCAGTTTCGCACCGTCGAGGGGGAAGAGACGGTGCAGATCGCCGTCCGAGGACGTCAGGTCCTGGCCCGGCCCATGCTCAACTTCGGACCCGGTTTCACCCCGGAGCAGCGGCGTGCCCTGGGCCTGACCGGTCTTCTGCCGCCAGCCGTGAACACGCTCACCGAGCAGGTGCGACGTACCTACGACCAGTTCCGGGGGCAGCCGGACGCGCTCAGCAAGTACGTCTTCCTCAACGCGCTCCAGGACCTGAACGAGATCCTCTACTACCGCCTCGTGGCGGAACACCTGCCGGAGATGCTCCCGATCATCTACACGCCGACGGTGGGCGAGGCGATCCAGAAGTTCAGTGCCACCTTCGACCGGCCTCGCGGGATCTACCTGTCGATCGACGACGCCGACGGCATGGACGAAGCACTCGCCGCGCACGGTCAGGGACCCGAGGACGTCGACCTGGTCGTGGTCACCGACTCCGAGGGGATCCTCGGGATCGGGGACCAGGGGGTCGGCGGCATCCGGATCGCCGTCGGCAAGCTGGCCGTCTACACCACGGCCGCTGGCATCCATCCGCTGCGCGGCGTCCCGATCGTGCTGGATGTGGGCACCGACAACCTTGACCTGCTCAACGACCCCAACTACCTGGGAGCGCGGCATGCGCGCGTGCGGGGTGAGCGTTACGACCAGTTCGTCGCTCAGTTCGTCGACGCCGTCACGCGGCACTATCCGCACGCACTGCTGCACTGGGAGGACTTCGGGGCCGACAACGCCCACCGCATCCTGGCGACCTACCAGGAGGAGCACTGTTCCTTCAACGACGACATCCAGGGCACCGCCGCGGTCGTGGCCGGTGCCGTCCTGGCCGCGGTGAGGGCCAAGGGGGAGCGGCTGCGCGACCAACGGATCGTCGTGCACGGTGCCGGGACCGCCGGCATCGGGGTGGCGGACCTTCTGCGCGACCTCATGGTGGACGAAGGCCTGTCGACGGCGGAGGCCGAGCGGCGGTTCTGGGGCCTGGGCAGCCGTGGGCTGCTGCACGCGGGGACCACCATGCGCTCCTTCCAGCGACGCTACGCGCGACCGGAGTCGGAGGTCCTGAGCTGGCAGGTCGAGGTGGCGGGCCGGTATGACCTGGCCGAGGTCGTGGGGCAGGTGCAGCCGACCGTCCTCATCGGCGCATCCGCACAGCCCGGCGCCTTCACGGAGGCGATCGTCCGCGACATGGCCGCAGGATGCGACCGGCCGGTCATCATGCCGCTGTCCAACCCGACCGCGCGTGCGGAGGCCGACCCGCAGGACCTGCTGGCCTGGACGGACGGGCGGGCGATGATCGCCACCGGCTCCCCCTTCGGGTCGGTCAGCCACGGCGGCGCCACCTACGAGATCGCCCAGGCCAACAATGCCCTCGTCTTTCCCGGCATCGGCCTGGGCGCCGTCGCCGTACGCGCCACCCGTGTCACCGACGGGATGGTCGCGGCGGCCGCTCGTGCTGTGGCCGAGCGCGCGCCAGCGGGACGCGGGGCCGCGCTCCTGCCCCCGATGAGCCAGCTGCGCTCGGTCTCCGCTGCGGTGGCGATCCGGGTCGCCGAGGCGGCGATGGCCGAGGGGGTCGCGACCCGGGAGCTGGCCAACCCTCTGCACGACATCCACCAGCTCATGTGGCAACCGGTCTACCCCCGGGTCGAGGCCGTGTCGCACATCGAGGAGCCGACGGCTCGGCCGGTCGAGCAGATCGAGGCCGGCGTCGGCTAG
- a CDS encoding ABC transporter permease gives MFQSTRGRVLAPVLLGVVVVALWEAAVRLGAVNPFFLPQPLAILQRVVHDVTGPNLSYAWPTLTAATIGSLVALVVALPLGVLIAHSSTARVTLEPSIAASQALPAVAVAPLLVVWLGYGLPPVIVLCALMVFFPILVATTHALTHIDPDLVGAARLDGASHWSMLTAIKLPLALPAILTGVRNGFTISITGAIVGEIVTGGRGLGLLLSARAASADTVGIFSTLVLLCLVAVVVYATIGAAARRLAQH, from the coding sequence ATGTTCCAGAGCACGCGCGGCCGGGTGCTGGCTCCGGTGCTCCTCGGCGTCGTCGTGGTCGCGCTCTGGGAGGCGGCCGTGCGGCTGGGTGCCGTCAACCCCTTCTTCCTCCCCCAACCGTTGGCCATCCTCCAGAGGGTGGTGCACGACGTGACTGGCCCGAACCTCAGCTACGCGTGGCCGACCCTGACCGCAGCCACCATCGGCAGCCTGGTCGCCCTCGTCGTGGCACTGCCGCTGGGTGTGCTGATCGCCCACTCCTCGACGGCTCGGGTCACGCTCGAGCCGTCCATCGCCGCCTCGCAGGCCCTGCCGGCCGTGGCCGTCGCTCCCCTGCTCGTCGTCTGGCTCGGCTACGGCCTGCCGCCCGTCATCGTGCTCTGCGCGCTGATGGTCTTCTTCCCCATCCTGGTGGCCACCACGCACGCGCTGACCCACATCGACCCCGACCTGGTGGGCGCCGCCCGCCTCGACGGAGCTTCGCACTGGAGCATGCTCACCGCCATCAAGCTGCCGCTCGCGCTCCCGGCCATCCTCACCGGTGTCCGCAACGGGTTCACCATCTCCATCACCGGCGCCATCGTCGGTGAGATCGTCACCGGGGGTCGGGGCCTCGGCCTGCTCCTGTCCGCCCGCGCCGCGTCCGCCGACACCGTCGGCATCTTCTCCACGCTCGTCCTGCTGTGCCTCGTCGCCGTCGTCGTCTACGCGACCATCGGCGCCGCCGCGCGCCGCCTGGCCCAGCACTGA
- a CDS encoding thiolase family protein, giving the protein MEPESIVLLDGARTPVGSFGGTLKDVPAHELGGEATRVALERAGVSGDQIDEVVMGCIGQVGPDAYNARRVALAAGLPTRTPAYTVNRLCGSGLQAIWSAAMQMRWGGVDFAVAGGDESMTRMPFYDFGARNGMRLGDRTLVDGTVMMLTDPFHGIHMGVTAEKVAEKYEVSRAEQDEFALESQRRATSERARAVFAEEITPVTIRSRRGESVVDVDEHPKPGTTLETLAGLRPAFASGGTVTAGNASGINDGAAAVVLATESAAREAGLSGLVTLEAVATGAMEPELMGYAPVIALKKLFEQTGLGPRDVDTVELNEAFAAQAVAVIRDAELDPERTNPYGGAIALGHPVGATGAILSLRVAKDLVRRDLETGIVSMCIGGGQALAALYRRVA; this is encoded by the coding sequence GTGGAACCAGAAAGTATCGTGCTGCTGGACGGCGCCAGGACGCCGGTGGGCAGCTTCGGCGGGACCCTGAAGGACGTGCCCGCGCACGAGCTGGGCGGTGAGGCGACCCGGGTCGCGCTCGAGCGGGCCGGTGTCTCCGGCGACCAGATCGACGAGGTCGTGATGGGCTGCATCGGCCAGGTGGGCCCCGACGCCTACAACGCCCGCCGGGTCGCCCTCGCTGCGGGGCTGCCGACGCGTACCCCCGCCTATACCGTCAACCGGCTGTGCGGCAGTGGTCTGCAGGCCATCTGGTCGGCGGCGATGCAGATGCGCTGGGGAGGGGTGGACTTCGCCGTGGCCGGCGGTGACGAGAGCATGACCCGGATGCCGTTCTACGACTTCGGCGCCCGCAACGGCATGCGCCTGGGCGACCGCACCCTCGTCGACGGCACCGTGATGATGCTGACGGACCCCTTCCACGGCATCCACATGGGCGTCACCGCCGAGAAGGTGGCGGAGAAGTACGAGGTCTCGCGGGCCGAGCAGGACGAGTTCGCCCTGGAGTCCCAGCGGCGAGCGACGAGTGAGCGCGCCCGGGCGGTCTTCGCGGAGGAGATCACCCCCGTGACGATCCGCAGCCGACGCGGCGAGAGTGTCGTCGACGTCGACGAGCACCCCAAGCCGGGCACCACCCTGGAGACCCTCGCGGGGCTGCGGCCCGCTTTCGCCTCCGGCGGGACCGTGACCGCCGGCAACGCCTCCGGGATCAACGACGGTGCGGCCGCCGTGGTGCTCGCCACCGAGTCAGCAGCCCGGGAGGCGGGGCTGAGCGGCCTGGTCACCCTCGAGGCGGTGGCGACGGGGGCGATGGAGCCCGAGCTCATGGGTTACGCGCCGGTGATCGCGCTGAAGAAGCTGTTCGAGCAGACGGGCCTGGGTCCCCGCGATGTCGACACCGTCGAGCTGAACGAGGCCTTCGCCGCCCAGGCCGTCGCCGTCATCCGGGACGCCGAGCTGGATCCTGAGCGGACGAACCCCTACGGCGGGGCGATCGCGCTGGGTCACCCGGTCGGTGCAACCGGCGCCATCCTCTCGCTGCGGGTGGCCAAGGACCTCGTGCGCCGTGACCTGGAGACGGGGATCGTCTCCATGTGCATCGGCGGCGGACAGGCTCTCGCCGCGCTCTACCGGCGGGTCGCCTGA
- a CDS encoding 5-oxoprolinase subunit B family protein: MGGTMRIRPSGSRGLLLELDTLEDVLRQYAALQDADLPVLDLVPAGRTILVVADRETDLADLRARLEQVPPAEHGQQEGSTVEVPVRYDGEDLAEAAELLGCSPEELVQRHLEEDWTVAFCGFAPGFGYLAGSKFDWDTPRRSSPRTKVPAGAVALAGEFTGVYPRESPGGWQLVGTALVDVFDLDRDPPALLVPGAAVRFVEQS, from the coding sequence ATGGGCGGGACGATGCGGATCCGGCCGAGCGGCTCGAGAGGGCTGCTGCTGGAGCTGGACACCCTGGAGGACGTGCTGCGGCAGTATGCGGCGCTGCAGGACGCTGACCTGCCGGTGCTCGACCTGGTGCCGGCCGGGCGGACGATCCTCGTCGTCGCCGACCGGGAGACCGACCTGGCGGACCTGCGCGCCCGGCTGGAGCAGGTGCCGCCCGCCGAGCACGGCCAGCAGGAGGGCTCCACCGTCGAGGTCCCGGTCCGGTATGACGGGGAGGACCTGGCCGAGGCGGCCGAGCTGCTCGGGTGCTCGCCGGAGGAGCTGGTCCAGCGCCACCTGGAGGAGGACTGGACGGTCGCCTTCTGCGGTTTCGCGCCCGGCTTCGGCTACCTGGCGGGGTCGAAGTTCGACTGGGACACGCCCCGTCGCTCCAGCCCGCGGACCAAGGTCCCGGCCGGCGCCGTCGCCCTCGCCGGGGAGTTCACCGGCGTCTACCCGCGCGAGTCTCCCGGCGGCTGGCAGCTCGTCGGCACCGCGCTGGTCGACGTCTTCGACCTGGACCGTGACCCGCCGGCCCTGCTCGTCCCCGGCGCCGCCGTCCGGTTCGTGGAGCAGTCATGA
- a CDS encoding phosphotransferase family protein — protein MTVTVPDGVDVVATSSQAEAMPVPPVLVVDTVTGWLDERGLGAGALSWRRIGDGQSNLTFLLQRGEGENARRMVLRRGPRPPLPPSTHDMMREARFQAVLGPRGVPVPTIVDVEEDASLLGVPFYVMDLVDGLVVTAEEPQALRDRPEDRARASRAVVDALVRLHSVDVTDPAVAALGRPEGYLRRQVRRFSELWPQVSTRELPEFEPLTRWLQDNCPEESSYAVVHGDFRLGNVMLDPTDLSRVAAVLDWEMATLGDPLADLGYLTATWSDPDWEPTVMDHSPVTTRQGWWRRQELVEHYGRATGADLSGLPFYQVLALWKSAVFCEAIRTRFLKGERPGDTFGPLLEEGVPGLLRAAQRYITS, from the coding sequence ATGACCGTCACCGTGCCGGACGGCGTGGACGTCGTCGCCACCTCCAGCCAGGCCGAGGCGATGCCGGTGCCACCGGTGCTCGTCGTCGACACGGTCACCGGCTGGCTCGATGAGCGCGGGCTGGGCGCCGGCGCGCTGAGCTGGCGACGGATCGGCGACGGTCAGTCGAACCTCACCTTCCTGCTGCAGCGGGGGGAGGGCGAGAACGCCCGGCGCATGGTGCTGCGCCGCGGACCACGGCCGCCGTTGCCCCCCTCGACCCACGACATGATGCGCGAGGCCCGCTTCCAGGCGGTCCTGGGCCCCCGGGGGGTGCCGGTGCCCACCATCGTCGACGTCGAGGAGGACGCCTCCCTGCTCGGCGTGCCCTTCTACGTCATGGACCTCGTCGACGGTCTCGTCGTCACGGCCGAGGAGCCGCAGGCGCTGCGGGACCGACCGGAGGACCGGGCGCGCGCCTCGCGGGCCGTCGTCGATGCCTTGGTGCGGCTGCACTCGGTCGACGTGACCGACCCCGCCGTCGCGGCCCTGGGTCGCCCGGAGGGCTACCTGCGCCGTCAGGTGCGACGGTTCTCCGAGCTGTGGCCCCAGGTGTCCACGCGCGAGCTGCCGGAGTTCGAGCCGTTGACCCGCTGGTTGCAGGACAACTGCCCCGAGGAGTCGTCCTACGCGGTCGTCCACGGCGACTTCCGTCTGGGCAACGTCATGCTGGACCCCACGGACCTGAGCCGCGTGGCCGCGGTCCTGGACTGGGAGATGGCGACCCTCGGCGACCCGCTGGCCGACCTCGGGTATCTCACCGCGACCTGGAGCGACCCGGATTGGGAGCCCACCGTGATGGATCACTCGCCGGTCACCACGCGCCAGGGCTGGTGGCGGCGTCAGGAGCTGGTGGAGCACTACGGGCGAGCCACCGGAGCCGACCTGTCCGGACTGCCCTTCTACCAGGTGCTGGCCCTGTGGAAGTCGGCCGTCTTCTGCGAGGCCATCAGGACCCGGTTCCTCAAGGGGGAGCGCCCCGGTGACACCTTCGGGCCCCTCCTCGAGGAGGGCGTGCCCGGACTGCTGCGCGCCGCGCAGCGGTACATCACCTCCTAG
- a CDS encoding putative hydro-lyase codes for MDVQTVPDRTERAAMAPAEARALYAQGLQVPTTGWCARYAQANIISVPQALAFDMLLFATRNPKPCPILEVLEAGQVRAPEGSAVYGDPAADIRVDVPRYRVWKNGELAEEVSDVREHWRDDLVTFLIGCSFTFEHPMLEVGIPMRHQDAGTNVSMYRTSTRCLPAGGLGGPLVVSMRPIPAAQVADAVRITSRYPAVHGAPVHVGDPSALGIDDLYSPDYGEPPTIEHGDVPVFWACGVTPQAMVLESRPEIAITHAPGYMLVTDIKDTMYAVP; via the coding sequence ATGGACGTGCAGACCGTCCCCGACCGCACCGAGCGGGCCGCGATGGCGCCCGCCGAGGCCCGCGCCCTCTACGCCCAGGGGCTGCAGGTGCCGACGACCGGCTGGTGCGCCCGCTACGCGCAGGCGAACATCATCAGCGTGCCCCAGGCCCTGGCCTTCGACATGCTGCTCTTCGCCACCCGCAACCCCAAGCCCTGCCCCATCCTGGAGGTGCTCGAGGCCGGGCAGGTCCGCGCACCGGAGGGCTCGGCCGTGTATGGCGACCCGGCGGCGGACATCCGGGTGGACGTCCCGCGCTATCGGGTCTGGAAGAACGGGGAGCTGGCCGAGGAGGTCAGTGACGTGCGCGAGCACTGGCGCGACGACCTGGTGACCTTCCTCATCGGCTGCTCCTTCACCTTCGAGCACCCCATGCTGGAGGTAGGGATCCCGATGCGCCACCAGGACGCGGGGACCAATGTGTCGATGTACCGCACCAGCACCCGGTGCCTGCCTGCCGGCGGCCTGGGCGGGCCGCTCGTGGTCTCGATGCGCCCCATCCCCGCGGCCCAGGTCGCGGACGCGGTGCGCATCACCTCGCGCTACCCGGCGGTGCACGGCGCGCCGGTGCACGTGGGCGACCCGTCGGCGCTCGGCATCGACGACCTGTACTCCCCCGACTACGGCGAGCCGCCCACGATCGAGCACGGCGACGTGCCGGTCTTCTGGGCCTGCGGCGTCACCCCGCAGGCGATGGTGCTGGAGTCCCGGCCGGAGATCGCGATCACCCACGCGCCGGGCTACATGCTCGTCACCGACATCAAGGACACGATGTACGCCGTGCCCTGA